CATCTCAACACCCCTAAAATCATTGAAACTTTTTATGTTCTCAATTCCACCATACAGCTCAATGGTGTCGTCGTAACAATACTCGGCAGCCTTGTAACACAAGGTTAAAAGGTCACAGCCAGTCCAACCGTCAGTTGCAACAGAAATCTTTTCCAAGTCCTCTTCAGTGAGAAAGCATTTCTTGCTAGACcgtttatttattatatcgATAATAAACTTCTTTCTGGTCTCATGGTCTGGTGGAGGGATCAATATTCGCTTAGTAAATCTTCTGAGAGCAGCGGAGTCCATCATATGAGGCCTATTGGTTGCTCCAATGACTATAACAACCCTCTCTTCTCCTGACTCCCTGTCAATCGATAAACTACCAGAATTTATCCCATCCATCATCTGAAGAAGTTGATTTTTCATTCTAACGCTAGAATCATCGTCTGTTGATTTCCTCTTACCCAAGACAGCATCAACCTCGTCTATGAATATCAACGAGGGTGACTCCACCAAAGCAACCTTAAATAGTGTTTTTATTATAGATTCAGATTCACCGTAAAATTTGCTAGTTATGGAACTTGGAGAAATCTCAAAAAATGTGGCGTTAGAAACATTTGCAATCCATTTTGCGATGGTGGTCTTTCCAGTACCAGGAGGGccaaataataaaatacctttgGGTGCCTTAAACAAACCAATGTGAAGGTTAGGCATTAAAATTGGATTAACTACTTTATCAATGACCACCTTTTTAACATCATCCAGTCCAACGATATCAtcttttgttattttttgaCATTCCAACACTTTCATGTCCAAGGCCATGCTAATCATTTCAGGAGTCACATCTCCAGTTACAAGGGACAAATATTTTGGGTCCAAATAAGGCCCATCGCCCTTATTGTTAACCCCCTGACGAGCTTTATAACTGTTGTAATTGCCCAAATTGTAATTTGGATGAGAATTTTGGTTTGGGTATTGACCTCCTAGCTGATTTTTGGCAAGATTTTTATAATCTGAGATATTAGATTTGGTAAGGTCTATATCGTCCAAAGGTTTTGTATTACCTTCCTTAATTTGGCTACTAAGATATTCAAGGCCTGACTTGAATCCGACGTTCAGTTCAACCTTGTCCTTGGCTTCAAGTTTGTTAAAGCTCTTAGGTTTGACGTAAGGAACATGATTAGTAGTGTTGATATTAGTTTTTTCACTTGTGGAAGTAACATTTTGTACTTTTGGGTGAGCATCGTTCAATTTATGAGAATCATCCACGGAATTAGGCAACTTAGTTTCATCAAGTGTAGGTGGATCTTTCGGTATAGATTTTGCCAAAACAGGTGCGGGTTCAGAATTTTTGGGACGTTCTGATGTAGTATTTGCGATTTTTACTCTTTCGAAGGGAATTTCGTTAATAGAGTTTATCAAAAACCTTCTTGCTACATTGGTAAGTGGAATGTTGGAGATGCAGGAATCTCCTTCAAAGAAATTATCCATGTATAATcttcttttaatttttgattCTGGCTCCTTTTCATCATGTAACCTTGAATTGTCGTATATACTCACATAAGGGGCAAAATTGAAAATGGTatcattaatatttgtaaacaCATCAAAGTTTTCTTTCAAGCaatctttaaaatcttcAGAAATTTCAACATTAAAACGGTACAATGCTTCCAAAGTTTCATCTGTACACATTTTTTCTTCAGTGTGATACATGTTATTGAGCATTTCCGCAATTTTTAAGGTGGATTCTGCTGGTAATTCGCGCTCATAGGCAAGCGTTAACgcctaaaaataattttttacatttaaaattgtaataatgTCTTActtttagataaaaatcATCGTCCGTCCTTCCCATCATTCAAAaagaagaaaataaaagaaCACTTTAGTGGaaaacatttaattttgggttaaatgaaataaacgcagaagaaaataatgaataaatattctGTTGGAAGGAATATGTGTGTAGACTTTTCTTAGTCAGGTTATCTGTAAGAATCCTAATATAATGATAACGTCTAAAAGTGTAGAAATCAAATAggatataaaataataatttcaatcAATATAAATAGGATTTAATATTGAATGCAGAATAATTATAGTAGAAtcaattacacattaatctGAAAGGATGAGATCACTAAAAGTAATGGGTgtaatttcataaaataatttaaatgctttaaaaattataattttaaagctattttagtattaaaatttaatattttgtctttatagtagtaatagatcaacacatttatatgGACCTCATAAATAGTTGAGTTATTGAATTAATCGAACTCTAAACCTCTtcaatatttattactttaaaatgtataggcatgtaaataaaaaatatcaacgatcttgaataaattttaacaacaTGTACTTGTGCCACGTGAAACCACACATTCcaaaatattattcaaatatttaatttatatttttagatcaccattaatttcaatcactttttaattaaatcgttttatattatagtagAATAGCTTTTTTATCAAcaaaaatactaaaattgTAGAATATGTACATTTGGTCATAATTTTCACTGATCCggaatatattatttttatttaaaattaaatgacAATGTTTGAATATACTAGACAAGTCGCAAGCGGGAAGGATAATTACGAGAGGATAGCAAAGGAAGCTGGAGATAAGGTTAATGGAAGCGTTCTGACTCTCTTAGTGAAAGCAATATTAGGTGGATGGTTCGTAGCAATTGGTGGTTACGCTGCATCCGTTATCGCTTCATTGTTTTTTGATCCAGGAGCCTCAAATGGAACGTCTAGAGCAGcttttagtttaattttccCTAGTGCTTTATGTGCAATTTTGTTCACTGGAACTGACCTCTACACAGGAAATACTATGAGTTTTACATTTGCATTGTACAAAAAACATATAACtgttttaaattacttCTATAAATTGGGTGTTTCAATTCTGGGGAACTATATAGGCACAGTTCTTGGAGCAATGATCCTTGCTGGAGGAACCACTTACTTCATTATTGATGTGGGAAGTGGAGCTCCTTATATGACGGATTTGGCCCTTGCTAAGACAACAAAACCCTTTTGGAAAATTATGTTCTCGGCTATAGGATGTAACTGTTTTGTTTGTTTGGCAGTATGGTCATTTTATGCTTGCTATGATTCAGCAGGGGCagtgttaattatattcgCTCATATTGGAGCTTTCGCAGCAGGAGGGCTAGAACATATCATTGCCAACTTCTACCTATTAAACGCAGCTTTGATTTCAAAATCAGGTGTATCATTTTTGGATGTTTATTATCGTAACCTAATTCCGGTACTCCTGGGTAATACAATTGCAGGAACATGCATCATGGGATTGCCACTAGCATTTATATACAgagataataaaaatcaaTCTATTTTCAAAGATACAAGAAACGACGAAGTTGAAATTAAGACTCTCGTGATATAATCCATAACTGAGTAATGATTAATAAATCTTCTTACTCCGTATTATATTgttatacatattattgATGATTTGTCTATGATTAAGAAATATttctaatatttttagttaCTTTCCAAGTTCATCCACACTGGTTAAGTATGTTGTAAAATATCtgataacattttaaaatgaaagtaaatatataaatcaTAAATGGCTGTTAACTAGTTTATGATCAATATCGAGATTGTGTTcaaaaaaatgtgtatatttggattaaataactatttttaaaatttatacctattattttttgaaaaacaCATATTAAAACTTTCATTTAGATATTAACATTGgtgatttaaaaaatagaaCTTATATTAAagaaaaaacaaattatatagttattgAATACTGAACAAATATCTACAACCTATCTTCCTAGGAATtccacaaatttataagtcgaaaaaaaattttttattaaaaaacaagtaaatacaaaaatgtgttaggttatttatgttaaaatgatataaatcATGACCTTTTAATTGTGTTTATGAGGATAACATAAAAGTTAATACTCAACAtgataaaatgttttaatgggttaatttcaaaaatatGCTAGTAAATGgtttatacaaattttattttagccatttttgttaattattctcCTTTTAGGAAGTAATAGttgaaattattacaaatgatagattttaataaaaaattggaTTAAAAAACAACGTattctataaaataattaaaatggGCAAAAAAAGCTCGAGGTCAGAAGAAAAAAAGGTCAGAGCCGCTGACTTTTCTAACTTCCATACCTCAGATTTCAGGCCGACAGGGTTGCACCAAATATTTGCCTCATTCAACAACATCGCATCTTTACAATCCAATGTATCAGTAAAATCAGAGTCTTCTACTAATTCAAAGCAAAGTAACTCCCAAAGTTACCCATCTAAGGATGTGTCAGAATCACAAGCAGATATACTAGCAATTCTCAATAAACTTACAAAGAAAGATAGTATAACAAAACTTAAAGCACTAGAAACATTTAATGAAATACTTGAAATCATACCGGATGAGTTGTTGGAAGAGTTTATAGTTGATTTGATACACATATTCAAGAAACTGGCAGTGGTTGAACcagttaaaaaaataagaTTAGAGTTTGGATTAGTACTTTGTAAGATCTCTAAGAAATTGAAGAAGAAGCTTCAAAATTATCTCGAAAGTTTTATCACATATTGGTGGTTATCTATGCATGACGAGTCTCCAGATATTTCACAAGTTTATTTGGAATCCTTTAAAAATCTTTTCTCAACAACGCTTTCCGAAAGTGAATTCGAACTGAAAACgcttaaaattttagatttttattttacaagaaTATCTTCAGATTACCTGGAGTTGCTTAATGGAGATATGGATAGTTATACAAAAGAGTGGTTAGATACCTTTGGAAAGGCAAGCCAAAACAGTGCCACAACAGCGGATATGCATAACaggttattttattcaatttcACACTCgcttaaaaaattatttgtatacGTCAGGGTTCATAAAAATGACTACACATTTGTTCTGGatgatttaataaatagtgAATTTGTCGAAAGAGTTAATGAAGTTTACAAATCACCGTCATTTAAGAAAAAGCTCGCCTGCCTATTAATGCTAGTTGAGATGGTTAAAGTCTTGCCAAAGCAAACCCACAACCACTTGGAATCAATTCTGTCAAACTGCATAACGTGTGTGAGTAAGGATACCGAACCTTCACTGATATACCATAGTGTTAGATTGATATGTGCCTGCACCAGAGAGAATAATAGTTGCATAACATGGTTTCTACCAAACTATGACAGCCTGGTAATTTTGCTCTTGAAAAACTTCAGTGGCGGATACTCAAATAAAATCGATTTATACACTTTGTTCCCATCACTATACATGTATCTCGATCCtgagtattttaaaaactttcCGGAAAATTTTGAcaatgttttaaattacttGTGTGACCTGATGCAGAAAGAAGTGTCCAACCTGAAGAGAAACTCATACACATTCGACTTGGAGATTTATAGAAATCTGGGCACAAGCATGTTATGCTCTTTTTATAAACTCCTCTTGCTCTCAAAACTAAAATCAATTCATTACATTACACTCccttttaaaaaaatgtcACCAACCACTGAAAACTCAAGAGATTTTTTATGGTACTATCACATAGTACTTGCAGAGTACCTATTGGAGTCCAACTTGGCCAAAGAAGACGTTTTCACGGATTTTTTGAAAGAGCTGTTTTCATATTCTGAAGATAACACTGTTTTGGTTACGCTGATAATGGATAATGTTTATACTAAGCTGGGAGAGACAATAGACCAGGTATATCCAGAATTTCACcaggtatatagtaatttattgGAGAAGGTGAAAACAAAGTTCCTTGACTACTTGATCAGGCATTTAGAAAATCAGGCAGACCTTAGTCTGGATATAGATCAAATGATACAATTACTTAAGAAAAATCCAATAAAGTTGTCAAATGAAATACCATTGATCATATTTAAGATTGATTCACACGGTGATtttgttgaaaaatatGACTTTTTACAAGaagtttataaaaaacTGGAATTGAATGATTTGGCCGAGAGACTAGAAGAAAACCTTGACGACAATTTACATCTATTCTATGCGGCAGTACTTATGGAAACTAATCCAAAATCAGTCTCACAGGTGTTTGATAGAAAATTTGATCTACAAGATACAAGAACATATTATATGTTGACTGAAGCAGTAAGTCTATGTAATAGCACAGAAGGTTCAGATTATTTGGTTCAACTAGCAAGAGAACACCCGAACCTTGACCTCTTGGATAGTATTTTTCAACGTGTGGATCACACACTTTTGACTGGTGAAAATAAAACTGTTTATGAGATACTCTTGGTATTATATCAGCTGTATGAATGTAAAAAGGTGGAATTTTACCGGAAGTATGACCTGAACCTAGTTGAAAGTATTATGACACTTTACTTAAATGTAGTTTTGAGAAAACAGATGTATGATTTTGGTGTGTTTGCGTCTTTTGTTCTGGAagaattttcaaaaaatgCAGATTTTAAAGCTAAGATGGAAGAATCACAAATCAAAAGGCTCAACGAACTTACTGCTGTGGACTTGCCAGATTATGAAAAGTTTTCAAAGAATTTGGGGTCAATTTTAGGAAATCTGTTTCAACCTGACTTTGTAAGTAATGTGCTTGTGAAGTCTATGGGATTTGTTAGAGGAGTTGATATAAAAACATTGCAAAAGAGGTCTTATAACATAGTGGTAAACTTGTACCTGGATTCTGACGATCCAGAAGTTAAAGTTGAGGAGTTTTTGGATTTATTTATAGGAACATTTGTTAGTTTTGAGCCTGATACGTGGGTTACTGTACTTGGTGACTTCATAAATATATCAACTAAATAtgagtttaaaaatgaggAGATGCTGATGAGATTCATGAACAAAATGCTAGATAAGATAATGGAAGAAAAATACACAACTCTTAGAGAGTTGAATAGAAGTGTAGGATTATTCCAATTCTTTTATAAAACACTGAGAAATGATTTAAAGAGGAATAATGATTTAGCCAGTTTCATCAAGTCATGCTTCTCTATGAATCTGACCGCACCTTACCTCTTATCCGCATTTTATTCAGTCGATACTATATCAGATCAAGATACTGTGCGTGAAATAATTGAATTTGGGAAGTTCGTGCTAAATAAAAGAAAAGGCgagttaaataaattggaAAAGCCTGAtacctacacatttttgaACTATACAACATTG
Above is a window of Theileria parva strain Muguga chromosome 2, complete sequence, whole genome shotgun sequence DNA encoding:
- the FIGNL1 gene encoding ATPase family associated with various cellular activities (AAA) family protein, yielding MMGRTDDDFYLKALTLAYERELPAESTLKIAEMLNNMYHTEEKMCTDETLEALYRFNVEISEDFKDCLKENFDVFTNINDTIFNFAPYVSIYDNSRLHDEKEPESKIKRRLYMDNFFEGDSCISNIPLTNVARRFLINSINEIPFERVKIANTTSERPKNSEPAPVLAKSIPKDPPTLDETKLPNSVDDSHKLNDAHPKVQNVTSTSEKTNINTTNHVPYVKPKSFNKLEAKDKVELNVGFKSGLEYLSSQIKEGNTKPLDDIDLTKSNISDYKNLAKNQLGGQYPNQNSHPNYNLGNYNSYKARQGVNNKGDGPYLDPKYLSLVTGDVTPEMISMALDMKVLECQKITKDDIVGLDDVKKVVIDKVVNPILMPNLHIGLFKAPKGILLFGPPGTGKTTIAKWIANVSNATFFEISPSSITSKFYGESESIIKTLFKVALVESPSLIFIDEVDAVLGKRKSTDDDSSVRMKNQLLQMMDGINSGSLSIDRESGEERVVIVIGATNRPHMMDSAALRRFTKRILIPPPDHETRKKFIIDIINKRSSKKCFLTEEDLEKISVATDGWTGCDLLTLCYKAAEYCYDDTIELYGGIENIKSFNDFRGVEMKDIERALECTRPSTDEGMEFFLEWSSKHGSV
- the yrhG gene encoding Formate/nitrite transporter family protein — translated: MTMFEYTRQVASGKDNYERIAKEAGDKVNGSVLTLLVKAILGGWFVAIGGYAASVIASLFFDPGASNGTSRAAFSLIFPSALCAILFTGTDLYTGNTMSFTFALYKKHITVLNYFYKLGVSILGNYIGTVLGAMILAGGTTYFIIDVGSGAPYMTDLALAKTTKPFWKIMFSAIGCNCFVCLAVWSFYACYDSAGAVLIIFAHIGAFAAGGLEHIIANFYLLNAALISKSGVSFLDVYYRNLIPVLLGNTIAGTCIMGLPLAFIYRDNKNQSIFKDTRNDEVEIKTLVI
- a CDS encoding FANCL domain protein, coding for MGKKSSRSEEKKVRAADFSNFHTSDFRPTGLHQIFASFNNIASLQSNVSVKSESSTNSKQSNSQSYPSKDVSESQADILAILNKLTKKDSITKLKALETFNEILEIIPDELLEEFIVDLIHIFKKLAVVEPVKKIRLEFGLVLCKISKKLKKKLQNYLESFITYWWLSMHDESPDISQVYLESFKNLFSTTLSESEFELKTLKILDFYFTRISSDYLELLNGDMDSYTKEWLDTFGKASQNSATTADMHNRLFYSISHSLKKLFVYVRVHKNDYTFVLDDLINSEFVERVNEVYKSPSFKKKLACLLMLVEMVKVLPKQTHNHLESILSNCITCVSKDTEPSLIYHSVRLICACTRENNSCITWFLPNYDSLVILLLKNFSGGYSNKIDLYTLFPSLYMYLDPEYFKNFPENFDNVLNYLCDLMQKEVSNLKRNSYTFDLEIYRNLGTSMLCSFYKLLLLSKLKSIHYITLPFKKMSPTTENSRDFLWYYHIVLAEYLLESNLAKEDVFTDFLKELFSYSEDNTVLVTLIMDNVYTKLGETIDQVYPEFHQVYSNLLEKVKTKFLDYLIRHLENQADLSLDIDQMIQLLKKNPIKLSNEIPLIIFKIDSHGDFVEKYDFLQEVYKKLELNDLAERLEENLDDNLHLFYAAVLMETNPKSVSQVFDRKFDLQDTRTYYMLTEAVSLCNSTEGSDYLVQLAREHPNLDLLDSIFQRVDHTLLTGENKTVYEILLVLYQLYECKKVEFYRKYDLNLVESIMTLYLNVVLRKQMYDFGVFASFVLEEFSKNADFKAKMEESQIKRLNELTAVDLPDYEKFSKNLGSILGNLFQPDFVSNVLVKSMGFVRGVDIKTLQKRSYNIVVNLYLDSDDPEVKVEEFLDLFIGTFVSFEPDTWVTVLGDFINISTKYEFKNEEMLMRFMNKMLDKIMEEKYTTLRELNRSVGLFQFFYKTLRNDLKRNNDLASFIKSCFSMNLTAPYLLSAFYSVDTISDQDTVREIIEFGKFVLNKRKGELNKLEKPDTYTFLNYTTLVTCLLTNYKNLNKIGHLESEDVFKLFNLSFKALNIVDSSPHNHIDDRTPNSETIQEFLNSNQFEQNKFFSSLFTLFFSADLEETDFLWAHLSLFKFLSLFSPDIHKNYKDDIRTGITSSLANLYGSLTFHGVSTSLIATLINFQIEQAYVSEFHLRVSPEVEHFLKYANKPDFDLSREFNKLKISNHTDPKSLATWLVLCLKYGLESVKLDDSDSIADFSRSVSLLLRSTHSLQPSSFFVNVYAASLWNCRVFYPSISEVGVFCSFPNHQHVCIIDNFPEWDFFHDLNSCKIDFFKLLYAFNNYSQNTVELEENELDPEELTINDLNDEADSEVADLQGNKESVNEMDDSANQNNDEVKEPEHNIIDVKNSYDIMKLYFSMIIGPYLTSKIMRTYTYLEGEDSQEIEKCLICWLTVFNLHGRYKNLGNLNCANAMVKLLTLKPYEFTEYIDSFQDNLAEAICDSYYEINNMSFFYSDQFKLYELYEDEFYTREFYKSSLLDLFLQLLILCLEKMLIKDEEFCQTVKLVYYKVAKIFPMQVSEMWNNCKNTYVKKNIKKFTKHEVTQKLVKDELDTIKMLASDLTVFYDTIKREVTAKLLTKNEITAKITIKVPSAFPLEPLTFVSQEKKNHKWIMYSHSEANRSGITQGLLLWYNNVIKYYQGIDECPICYSIVHAQFQSIPTKSCKVCKYKFHKECLFKWFRNAAKAKCPLCQSQVSFL